The Theobroma cacao cultivar B97-61/B2 chromosome 1, Criollo_cocoa_genome_V2, whole genome shotgun sequence genome contains the following window.
ATCGCCACTGATGTTGTCAAAGCAGTACACAAAGCCGAGTGCGAAGAAGGCATCCCACCAGAAGCAAACAATATCCTAAAATCCCATTTCCTTTCTacaaagaaattcaaaaacacCTTCATCGATTGAGCAATAAACCATGCTAACAAACCGGAAACAAACGTTGGATTCGCCGCCAATGTCGCCACAAATGGACTAATTCGAACCTTAGCACTAGCCGTTACACTTAATAAAGCCACCCCAAAACCTCCGCTTTGCAAGTAATTCCCACTAAATTGGTCTAAAATTTTGTCTGATTCTGCGGTGTAAGCGTGCAAACATGAAGCCCATTTTTGAGTGTGTGAGAAGGCCAAGCCTTTGATGCTTTTTAAGACTGGAACTACAACCAATAAAGGGTTAACCGAAAAGCATCGATTTTGAGAGTTAGGAGTTGGGTTTATGGGATTAGAAGGAGTTTTAAAGGCGAAAGAAACTGGAGAAGCTTTGACTTTGATGAATGAGAAGTGAGgagaataataattaaaaggtCTGGTTTTGTAGCGTTGGGGATTGAAGCAGAAAGTATTTAATGTGGGGTTTATTGTGACAGAGCCCATGAGAAAAGCCGGTTCTTATTAGCTTGAGTTTTTCGAGTCTGCAT
Protein-coding sequences here:
- the LOC18613976 gene encoding uncharacterized protein LOC18613976, whose translation is MGSVTINPTLNTFCFNPQRYKTRPFNYYSPHFSFIKVKASPVSFAFKTPSNPINPTPNSQNRCFSVNPLLVVVPVLKSIKGLAFSHTQKWASCLHAYTAESDKILDQFSGNYLQSGGFGVALLSVTASAKVRISPFVATLAANPTFVSGLLAWFIAQSMKVFLNFFVERKWDFRILFASGGMPSSHSALCTALTTSVAICHGIADSLFPVCLGFSLIVMYDAIGVRRHAGMQAAVLNMIVEDLFQGHPISQRKLKELLGHTPSQVFAGAMLGIVVACICCQGCLVAT